In Candidatus Defluviilinea proxima, a single genomic region encodes these proteins:
- a CDS encoding Hsp20/alpha crystallin family protein, producing MTFYLQTYPYQRPYRRVARSWAGNDQRALGVNVREEDEAYILSALVPSLTADDLNIQVLDDVVRIEGEYKQDENQYLMQELPHGSFSRTLRLPAAIEADAVEAKIAEGVLTLTLPKAVSARPKKIQIKVK from the coding sequence ATGACCTTCTATCTACAAACTTACCCGTATCAGAGACCGTATCGCCGTGTGGCCCGTAGTTGGGCTGGTAACGATCAGCGCGCCCTTGGTGTGAACGTCCGTGAAGAGGACGAAGCTTACATCCTTTCGGCGCTCGTGCCTAGCCTCACTGCCGATGACTTGAATATTCAGGTGCTGGATGATGTTGTCCGCATTGAAGGTGAGTACAAGCAGGATGAGAATCAGTACCTGATGCAGGAACTGCCTCACGGCTCTTTTTCGCGGACCTTGCGCCTGCCAGCCGCCATCGAAGCGGACGCTGTCGAGGCGAAGATCGCAGAAGGCGTATTAACGCTGACACTGCCAAAGGCAGTATCGGCCCGGCCGAAGAAGATTCAGATCAAAGTTAAGTAA